A segment of the Spodoptera frugiperda isolate SF20-4 chromosome 29, AGI-APGP_CSIRO_Sfru_2.0, whole genome shotgun sequence genome:
GACGATGTAACATATTGTCTAGAGTAGAGCGATGCTCGTAACCTATCGCGCGAGGTTGTGGCGCGGCGCTCGGTACGTGCCGAGCCAAGGGCCGCACGCTACGGAGCGCCGCGGGACTGTGCTCTCTGCCCGCCCACCATGTGTCTGATTGGGTGTTGTTGCAATGCTGGCCCGTTTGTCACTTCGATATCGATTTTCTGTACGATCCGATCGCAATATTGGCATTAATGGCTGCCGAAGAAAGGGTTTCCAtttcaaaattaacatttttataagtagTCGAGTACAGTTATCGATTGTCGATATTTTTGGGTAAGTTGGCATGGCTTATGGAATGGACGCGCTTGTCTGCATTGTACTTCTTCTTTGACCCCACCTGCTTATTATGAAATGATTACCACACAAAACAATTGATTGAAGTCGTAAGTTCGTTTGATGATTTCTTGTGATTAAACAATTGccgaaattttattaaaataatttacaaagacgtggttttcatttttattttcagcaaAAATTCTGCATGCGCAACTTTCACGCTTTTGTAAACCTCAGCTTGTTAGAGTGTAGTAGTACTAACATACAACCTTTACTAATATGTGTCTCTGTCTTTCCTCCTAACGATTGATGTGTTCTAACTCTTGGTAACTTAGTGTGTTCTCGTTTGGTTGGTAAGTGTTGTGACccataaatgttttattgctttATGCCCCAAAAACTGCATTGATATATGTACAATTGATATATCCAAGCAATACGATGCTTGTGAATGCAACGTAACTATAAAGTCTATTGGACCATGCTGCAACTCTTGTGGCTGCCAATTAATCTGTGAGCCCTCCTTGTAAATCAATGTTACCTGGTTGTATCCTCAGCTAAAGCTTGACACGAATCTATAAGCTTGTCATGCAGATGGTACCTACAATGAAATGCTTAAAAGTGATAGTGAACATCAACTTTTGGGTTCTAAACCCATATTAAAGAgatcaaaaagtattttttctatgACTACATCTATCACTTTAAAAGCTTCATTCCCACCATCTTAATGACAAGCGCTCTCCAACAAGATGTTGTAACTGGTGTATCGTGTAGGTACATGAAGCAGACGCGTGCCTGGTGCTGGCCAACAAGTACTGCCAGGACCCCGACGCAGAGGACGCCGCCAACATCATGAGAGTCATCTCTATCAAGAACTACTCCGACGACATCAGGGTCATCATACAGCTGATGCAATATCATAATAAGGTTCGTACTTCATACATCTATgaatatatgtacctacctatatttgtaaaatgtaagtTTCTACATAAATGTGCCAACATTTTGCAGGCCTACCTCCTAAACATTCCATCATGGGACTGGAAGCAAGGCGACGACGTCATCTGCTTGGCGGAGCTGAAACTCGGCTTCATCGCGCAGAGCTGCCTCGCGCCCGGCTTCTCCACCATGATGGCCAACCTGTTCGCCATGCGCAGCTTCAAGACGGTCAGCCTCCTCCTTTACTACGCACTCACTATATACTACCCTCGAGTACTGTCAGAGACCGACCTCTCACCCTCGGCCGGATAGCGCTCGTGTCGCTCTCTGAACGTACTCAGGTTCTAACGATACTATGCGGCATTTCCACAGTCACAAGAAATGGCTATATGGACTAATGACTACATGCGAGGTACCGGCATGGAGATGTACACCGAGACACTTAGTTCCACGTTTATCGGGATGCCGTTCAAACAGGCCGCAGAGTAAGTGGCTGCGAACGAGATGCTTTCAATAACGTGACACGAGACCACGTCACACACACCTTTTATACATTACCAGTGTTTGAGCAACCCATCGTGATGACAGGACAATCAATACTAACCAACTACGAGACGCATAGCTTATCATTTCAGTGTTTTTGTTTGCGAGCTTATCGTCTgtgatttttgaataaatatcagtgtttttttttcgatttcaTTACCATAGGTACTGCACTGAATAACGTTTTAGCCGATAAcatgtatagaaaataatatagggTCATGATAATACTAATTGTGAATAGATTTATAATATAGCCGACGACAGCGAGCAGCGAGTGGCAGAGCCGAGCGGACGCGATAGCCTGTCGAGGTGGCTACGACTAACATAGCACGAGCTTTAGCGAATCCTATTGGTTGATTGCAGTCCCCCGACACACAAGCTTGGCAGAACGATTACCTGCAGGGTACGGGCTGCGAGATGTACACGGAGACACTGTCGACCTCCTTCACGGGAATGAGCTTCCCGCAAGCGAGCGAGTAAGACTCCCCTCGATCCTTGGGCCGCCTGCACCGCACCGTAGACACAGTGTGCCGACTTGCTAACCCTAGCTATACCTGAGTGTGCACATATCCGATAACCTAGTCACCGGTAGCCTGGATATCTTAGTACTAAACTTATTCTCTAACTTTTCAGAATAGATTGTGCATGTTGAATGGGTAATTTATTAGACGATAGTGGTATGTATTCTATTCTAGGCTATAGTACGAGCCGTGCGGTTTACACCGACAAGTTTTCTAATTATTCCATTTTATCAACTGATTTAAACTTTTCTATTACACCCCGACATTTTATCACCTTGATTGGTTCATTTTGATGAACCTGACgatatcaaataaatacttcagtgcagtaaaagaaaattgtgaaaattcTGCCATTGGTATATATCATTGTCATGACGCACTTCTTGGGCTTAATTGCACATTTCTCTATTAACTCTATGGAAACTATCATCAACTTCTATTTCAATGGTATTTGGGTACTTCATGGTTTCTGGTCTTCTATTtatactgctttttatattatatacaggaggaatatatgtgtatgtacGTATATCTAATAGAAAtatgatatatttataatatgtacattgtaaGTATATGTAGAACTAGAATATGCATGATTTCCtcttaaatgtatgtatataaatatattatttatgtaaattctaTTGTAAGCTTTAGTACATAAAAGAgctttttgtttagaaaaaatcCAATCTAGTTGTCGTCTGTAGCATgtgattgtatttaaatataataattcgtAGTCACAATTTGTAAGTAATTAAGTTTCAAGTAAAGTATCTAAGTTtcaagtacctaaataattatttaatagtctTGTATATTTGTGCGTCAGTATCTCTGCTGGCGTATGAAATTATAAGAATAATGTTGCAGTTTTATATTCCTAGTCATTGGAAGCAAGTTATCAAAAACCTGAACAGTAATAAAATTGAGACAGATGTCTTGTTATATCTATATTCCTACAAGCTTTAGAGAGTATCTTAGCTAATGCGACCAAGTGAATAGAAACTCGTAATGTATAAACTATAATGATGGAACGTGTCGGTACATCATGTGACTCTCCTCCAGATTATGCTTCACGAAGCTGAAGCTGCTGCTGCTCGCCATCGAGATCAAGGGCGAGGAGGGCGCCGACAGCAAGATCTCCATCAACCCGCGCAGCGCCAAGATCCACGCCAACACGCAAGGCTTCTTTATAGCGCAGTCCGCTGACGAGGTCAAAAGGTTAGAGCTCCCTGCCTCTCCATTCTCTTCTAAAACTAATACTCCTAGCTGCTGGTAGACTCGTACTTTACGCCTGAACAGTGCAAGGAACTTAGCGACTCTTCAATGTTCGTAGTCTTTCAAATACAAGAGATTCCTTCGTTCTGATAGCTTCCTGCTGTCGTTGACTCTCTTCTAATGACTGTTTGTCGGCCGAAGTCGTAGCGTCTCTCTCCTTAGTACTTACTACAACTATTATCATTCCAGAGCTTGGTATTATTGCAAGGCCTGCCACGAGGACATCAAAGACGAAACGCTCATCAAGAAGTGCAAATGCAAAAACTGTAAGATCACTGTATTGCTATCATTACTAATACATTGCATTCTTTAGCGAGACAATCTGTACAGAATAATTGAACATACAATACTTTAAGCTAACTTTCTCAACTTGGACTATTCTGTGACATTCTTTCTGGAAATATAAATGTTGTAACGAAGTGTGTCCCGTAATATGTGTGTCACTACACAAGTGTACTACACGTAGGCAGTAGGCAGGCCCGGCCCGTTGGCCGGCTCGCACACAGACTCGCTCGACTCACTCTCTGTTTTCTTTCTACGTGTGAGACATTAATGAATATTGTTCGGCTAAACTTTTAGTGACCGCGCACCAGCGGAAGGTTGGAGCCGACATAGGTAACTTGCACCACACCTAACCTCACAACTTGACGTTTtccgatatttatttttcgtgtcTATAATTTTGTTGAGTTGCTTTAGTGGTGTTGCGTCCGTACCTCACTGACTGGATCGGCTGCAAGGCATTATCTTGACCCGTGCTCGTTCACACCCTATACTTAGCGATCATTGTGTATGTCCGCTCGCTCGTGAATGGATTCCGCCACAAGATGAAGCACTCCGACACTTCACCATTTTTCTGCCTTTTGAGATTCGCTCTGTTTCTGTATCGATTGAGAGGATTTAGTGCATCATACAATACCGCTTAATATTCACACCCAATCAGGACTTGTACATAGTACTAATGTATTAATCACACAGCAATCacatgtcaaaattatttaaagagtgCTGCGTGCAGCACGCAATGCGCTGCGACTCTGCGGGAGTTGAACACGATTGCTATGATGCACTTCTGAGCCCAGCACAGACAGTACTATGCATGTAAACATTCAATAATACGTAGAACTAAATACCGCAAACTGCAAGTGCACCGTCATGTCCCCGACACTTAGATGTATACTACTGTACGTACTCGTAAATACGAATCCACGAAAGCATGTCTCAGAACGAAAGGAGTGAAGATCTCAAACTGCTGTTAAGATTGCCCATCGAGAGTGAGCTTGGAGGACAAAGACTTTGAGGACAGTTCCGGCTTGTCTGTGCTAACGACAGTGACTAACACAGGGAGGGAACTGAATGCGGTCGCGATCCATCATATTCATCCACGCTTTGACAGAATCAAATTCAACCGCTCTCAACACCGATCGACATGACACATAGCCTCACTGCACTGAATTTGATTCTACCAAACTcattaacacaaataaaaccataaatgCTAGGAGCGTACATTCGTATTGTCAGTGTTTGGATTTTTACAGATGTTGGAATGATGATGATGCAGACTGGGATGGTGAAACAAAGTCTTAATACGTACCGTGCTTGTCTCGACGGTACGGAAACGAAATGACAGATATACCGTATTACCGTACCTTACACACGTATAGTTTGTTTGCATCAACTAACCATTGCTATGGTCGAATTGATACTGGGCTACAATATACCAATGCTAATACACGATAAAACGACACACGCAACTAGTATAGCGCAGCTAGGCTACGACACTATATTAACTACAGCTCGCTTACTACGCGACATAACCTAGGTAGCGACTCTCCGCTCTCAGTTGGACACTGCCACGACTGTCACCATGTAGGAGCTGGCCGCTGTTACTGCCGGCCGGGCGGCGCCGCGCGCCAGTCCGGCCGGTACTAATGGGGCCGTACTGTGCGTCTCCATCAACTATATTCCCTACTGAGAGAACTCTAGCTTTGCATCTCTGTCTGCATAAGAACTGTTATTATTTGCGTATCTTCTGTTCCACctattacaattaaaacagGTTAAATTGGATTGTGTAACAAGTGAGTTTAAACGTATTGTTTCTCGGTTCAGTGGCTACGTTCAGGAAGGGCGTACGAGCCGTCCAGATGGTTGGCAGGGCAAGTACGTAACCTTAATGTGTATAAGATTCAGTGTACATGTCAATGTGATGTTTGTACGCGACATGTGGGGGGGTGACTCCTGGCCACCGATCGCTAATAGCAAACGTGTCCTGTTTTATCATTGTCTTGTCTTATACGTTTCTATATGTGCATTATACAGCAGTTAGATGTTTGCCTCTCTATTAGACGATATTTAAAACATCGAGAGACATTATGTGatgtcgtttatttattttggtgttgttgttattatattattatatctcaaaatatttttctaggaGTATTTTGATCCCTGATTTTCTGCATCGACATAGTCCCTCAGATATTGATGTTGTGAAGTAATAGATTTTACAAGaaattcatttataattttattctgctTTCGAGTTGAAAAGATGAGTTAATGAGCCCCTGCATAGGGAACGTTTAGATGCTCCCGCCTCGATAGAACCGCGCGGACCTAGCAGTCGTTAGCTGCTGCGTCCCAATCTGCCGAACAATTTGGTATACTCGCCTTATTCTTATCATATCCCTGTAATATTTACAATCTCTAATTTCATTTGAGCCTTCAGTTCTTAGTACGCCAGTTCCATTCTAATCACACCATGTTTTCATACTCGCATACCCTTTGCATTAGCCATGGTAATCCCTAGGGTTCTAAATCCATTTAATTCAAGATGTGAGACATAATATTCTAGCACGTAGAGCTTGTCTACTAGTTAGAGATTTCGTTTTGTGTGTCGTTTGTATCCGTAGCTTTGTGTTTGTTGCATGCGTGGTGGTAGGTATTGTTGTAACCCGTAGCTTTAATCAGTAGCCGTGactaatattttcttgtttactaAGTAATTTGACTGTGTATCGGTTTCATCTTCAGCTTACTTTGGCGCTTCTCTCTGGACGGCCACGTCTGTTAACTTCGTGCTACTATATCTAACACtagaaacaaaacacattttgtattaattttttgtgCAATTCAATATCAAATCCGCTAATTGCTTTCAAATATTTGGAAAGATGAAACCGATGATTGTATTCTGAAGTGATCTGAGTCTATTTGGACAGACCGGGCTCACGCTGTACTATATCGCGATGTGCTGTAGGAACTGTATTTACTGAGTGGAGTGGAATGCGAACTTGTGCTGATGTTTTGCAGATGATCACCATCCTCCCCCCACCTTCACGCCGCCAGAGTTGCCCAAGAAGGTCCATGTTCGAGGTACATCTCAGGCTCCGAGccgagtgtttttttttttgttttcttttaatcatCGGCCCACTGATCCATTTGACCGGCAATATGCTTCGTCCCCGGTTACCGGAAGGAACCGTGCACCTAGTTGCTTTGTCACGCATTACTTCATAGCGCGCACTGACAGTGGCGGCCGGCAGCCCCGGCAGCAGTAGTTACACGTCCCGCCGCCGCTCCGCGGAGCGACACTTCTAAACTAACAGCCTCACACTCAATTTCACAAAAAGTCCCGAATAACTAAATTGTAATGAACACGAATcaaaatcattttgtttttattttacttttgcaTTCACTATTTCAATGAGTAATGAGTGAACAACGATTGAATTGTTTCATCGATCTATGCTTCTTGGTAAACTCTAAAGCGGATGTATTATCATTTGTGGTTTGTACCCCTCTGCCGCGCATTGCAAATATTCATGGCATTGCATTTATTTGTCTGAATGATTAAATACCTACCATCTTTATTAAAAGAGTTGCCAATTCGTGGATGATATTATTTTCTACTAGTGTTACCATTTAATCATACAAAATATCTACCTATACCCAAATCAAACAAATCTTGTCCAAAATTGGCAACGCTAAAGTGAATGCTATGTGGGTACATTTATGCTTTTGTTGTAGAATATcgatttcaaattaataattttataataattataagtgtaCCTCAGTAACTTACAATTTTTAACaatcttaaatatttaattcagaGGCTGTTATGACACTGGTCAAGTCTCTTaaagttagaataaaattaaataaaattaaaaaaaaatctacgtgCATTCAATAACTTGTAAAATTAGTGGAATGTTTGAAAAATGAAGTAAAGTAAAAGtaagaaaagtaaaatgttaaaGTAAACTCACGAGCTTTGCTACCCACACTTATCCATTGTGTAATATTTCCGGATAAATCTTAGTTATTGCCTTTCAGGTGAAATTGCGAGAGAAAGAGGGGAGGATACTAGTTGTAAGTATTCGAATTAGAATATCACTGAAATAAACATTGGGTGCTAGGACCCGGTCCATCCTTGCTTGGGTAATAAGAggattttaaaaacaacaatgtGTCTCAATTATAATACCTAAGTCTATCTAAGCTAAAAAACATATACGTCCACAAAAGTAATGAGCTGGTGTTTTaaaacctgtacccttagtacgagattgCTTTACGTTAACGAGAAcgagttcggcgctctgattggttggttcattcaagccggccaatcacaagGCCCCTAATcgcaacaaacattttaataagaGCAACGTCCTAAACCAAAAAGGAACTTTGTAAAAGACGCATAAAAATTCTTGGTTCAGTAATAAATCGCAACCATCGGAGCGTGGCGCCGACAACGCTGCTGTCTCCGAGCGCCAACCAGCTGGTGAACACCACCACCACGAGACAGGTCAACAAGGTGAAGCCCAACGTCAACAGGGCACCGCCGGACACGTGAGTCACACACACATTACATCCCCACTCGTTTTCACTAAGTTATCAATGTCCTCGAGTGAGGATACGTGATGATACTACATTTACAAACGTGATAAAATCCTTGCTCCCCTTAAcacttaatatttttctatttttcgtCTAAATTAGAGGTTTCCCTTCAGTCACGTATCAACACTCTTCCTGAAACAACGCTATAATTGTTGCTTTCTCTGGAGCCAAGCAACACAACCCGTGTACTAATTATTTCAAGTCCTATCTTATGGTCAAAAACGGCTTCAGAAACTTAGAAACTAGCCCGTTCCAACAAAGtccaatttataatattaatattaaaatatgaatataaatctTAGCCATTAAAGTCTCTTCTTCTATCCCTAATTTCTCTATCTGTCGCGGCTTCTTAttcaagtattttaattatttttattttagcacaGTGTGCACAAGCACTAAACTGATATTTACCTGACCGCATTTATTtcctttaaaacaaaagaacggAGACGACTCTTTGACCCTGTGTTACAGGAATCCCCAGGATCAAGATACCAATTACCAGGCCTATCACCTTGCCTACGAAGTGAAAAAACTCatgtaattgaaaattattcagCTAGATCATTTTATTATCAGTAGTTTTGATATTTGCAAAGTACTTGAATTCTTTTACACGAGTTAAGTCAGCAATGTGTGAATGTTGCCTACATTGCGTCCGCACTGCACGGTCCCCGGACTCGCCAGTGCTGACATCTGCGCAGACTTTCCTCGAAGTTCGTAGCGAGTAGTGCTTGCCTCACTAGTCAGATATTTTAGTTCGAATACGTAAAccagattattttattgttaccgtATACTGCACTTGAATTGAGCACGACACATCTACAGCATGTTTATGTCACTTTATGtttatacacaatatttatgtcTGCGATGCATATTCTTGTACATTTGTAGTGTATTTAGATATTGTCATTGTCCGCAGTGCCTACAACACCTACAGTAGTTTCAAATTGTTCCACTTGTAATATACATAAGTTAACTTCAGCTATTGATTCTAGTAACAATCCGATACCAAGTCTAATTCAGTCAATAATTGTGCTGCCCAAAATCCCCCCATTGTAGTGAATTAGATATGATCTTCCGTAGAAGCTATTCTTATTTCTCAACTCTTTATACATACAACCCATACCTACCCAGTAACAGAAATTTAATTTGTTCCCCTAAACCTCTCAAATTCTtctattagattaaaattggaaagcataaaaattaaaactctaaATGATTTACATAAATACGTAACTTGGACGCAAACTGCATGTACTTTATGAATGCGGTTTCTAATTGTGATATTTGCACAGGCCTACGAGTAGAAGCAGTGGTGGTAACCAAAACAGCAATGGCGTCAGCCTGCCCGCGGGCCTGGCTGATGACCAGTCGAAAGATTTCGACTTCGAAAAGACTGAAATGAAGTACGACTCCACTGGAATGTTCCATTGGAGCCCTGCGAGGAATTTGGAAGATTGTATTttagtaagtacctaatgtACTCTAAATGTTTAAACCTGATTCGATGCGTCAGAAACAACATCAGAAAGAGAACTAAAtagtttacaatttttataaatctcAAAATATCTTTTACAGGACCGAAATCAGGCGGCCATGACAGTTCTGAACGGGCACGTGGTAGTGTGTTTGTTCGCGGACCCAGACTCGCCGCTCATCGGGCTACGGAACCTGGTGATGCCGCTGCGAGCCTCCAACTTCCACTACCACGAGCTCAAGCACGTCGTCATCGTGGGAAGCGTCGACTACATTAGGAGAGAGTGGAAGATGTTGCAGAATCTACCGAAGATTTCTGTTTTGAATGTAAGAAATTACTTCATATATGTATTTCATAATGAAGTTTCTTTGCGAATATGTCTGTAATGATATGTCCTGTTCCTCAGGGTTCACCGCTAAGCCGGGCTGACTTGCGTGCAGTGAATGTGAACTTGTGCGACATGTGCTGCATCCTGTCGGCGAAGGTGCCATCGAACGATGACCCGACGCTGGCCGACAAGGAAGCTATCTTGGCTTCGCTGAACATCAAGGCGATGACGTTCGACGACACGATAGGAGTGCTGAGCGCCGGCGTCACCAACGGCAGCAGCGCGGCGCCGCCCCCGCCTGgtgcgccgcccgcgcccgtcTTACTACAGCGCCGGGGGTCCGTCTATGGTGCCAATGTGCCTATGATTACTGGTTAGTGTCGTATTTCATTTTATCTCACTTCTGCAAtgacattacataataatatcttcttcaACACCTTTGGACTTCCAACTTTATAATTTCCCCGTACTCTCGGCAGAGTTGGTGAACGACAGTAACGTGCAGTTCCTGGACCAGGACGACGACGACGACCCGGACACGGAGCTGTACCTGACGCAGCCCTTCGCGTGCGGTACAGCCTTCGCCGTCAGCGTACTCGACTCACTTATGTCCACCGTACGTTGACACTACATATTCTGTTCTTTCAATCATTCTGATGACCTCTGGTCTTTTAATGaacacaataataaatgtttgttttctcGATAATACGAAAATTGTATTAACAGGATTTTTCAACAGTAAACTTTTTTTCATTCTTATTTTGCGCTGCAAAA
Coding sequences within it:
- the LOC118281563 gene encoding calcium-activated potassium channel slowpoke isoform X5 is translated as MASSEEEATTASTDTYPEDDDCLSVRKWWCFLLSSIFTFLAGLLVVLLWRACAFVCCHKEPELAPNDPKQKEQKAARQGKQEFEGTFMTEAKDWAGELISGQTTTGRILVVLVFILSIASLIIYFIDASSEEVERCQKWSDNITQQIDLAFNIFFMVYFFIRFIAASDKLWFMLEMYSFVDYFTIPPSFVSIYLDRTWIGLRFLRALRLMTVPDILQYLNILKTSSSIRLAQLVSIFISVWLTAAGIIHLLENSGDPLEFENAQKLSYWTCVYFLIVTMSTVGYGDVFCHTVLGRTFLVFFLLVGLAVFASWIPEITELAAQRNKYGGRYNKDVRRRHIVVCGHITYESVSHFLKDFLHEDREDVDVEVVFLHRKPPDLELEGLFKRHFTTVEFFQGTIMNPIDLQRVKVHEADACLVLANKYCQDPDAEDAANIMRVISIKNYSDDIRVIIQLMQYHNKAYLLNIPSWDWKQGDDVICLAELKLGFIAQSCLAPGFSTMMANLFAMRSFKTSQEMAIWTNDYMRGTGMEMYTETLSSTFIGMPFKQAAELCFTKLKLLLLAIEIKGEEGADSKISINPRSAKIHANTQGFFIAQSADEVKRAWYYCKACHEDIKDETLIKKCKCKNLTAHQRKVGADIDVGMMMMQTGMVKQSLNTYRACLDDDHHPPPTFTPPELPKKVHVRGEIARERGEDTSLINRNHRSVAPTTLLSPSANQLVNTTTTRQVNKVKPNVNRAPPDTNPQDQDTNYQAYHLAYEVKKLMPTSRSSGGNQNSNGVSLPAGLADDQSKDFDFEKTEMKYDSTGMFHWSPARNLEDCILDRNQAAMTVLNGHVVVCLFADPDSPLIGLRNLVMPLRASNFHYHELKHVVIVGSVDYIRREWKMLQNLPKISVLNGSPLSRADLRAVNVNLCDMCCILSAKVPSNDDPTLADKEAILASLNIKAMTFDDTIGVLSAGVTNGSSAAPPPPGAPPAPVLLQRRGSVYGANVPMITELVNDSNVQFLDQDDDDDPDTELYLTQPFACGTAFAVSVLDSLMSTTYFNQNALTLIRSLITGGATPELELILAEGAGLRGGYSTPESLANRDRCRVGQISLYDGPLAQFGEAGKYGDLFVAALSTYGMLCIGLYRFRDTSSSCDASSKRYVITNPPDDFSLLPTDQVFVLMQFDPGVEYRSSRRAAAGAGKDDAS
- the LOC118281563 gene encoding calcium-activated potassium channel slowpoke isoform X4, producing MASSEEEATTASTDTYPEDDDCLSVRKWWCFLLSSIFTFLAGLLVVLLWRACAFVCCHKEPELAPNDPKQKEQKAARQGKQEFEGTFMTEAKDWAGELISGQTTTGRILVVLVFILSIASLIIYFIDASSEEVERCQKWSDNITQQIDLAFNIFFMVYFFIRFIAASDKLWFMLEMYSFVDYFTIPPSFVSIYLDRTWIGLRFLRALRLMTVPDILQYLNILKTSSSIRLAQLVSIFISVWLTAAGIIHLLENSGDPLEFENAQKLSYWTCVYFLIVTMSTVGYGDVFCHTVLGRTFLVFFLLVGLAIFASCIPEIIDLIGTRPKYGGTLKNERGRRHIVVCGHITYESVSHFLKDFLHEDREDVDVEVVFLHRKPPDLELEGLFKRHFTTVEFFQGTIMNPIDLQRVKVHEADACLVLANKYCQDPDAEDAANIMRVISIKNYSDDIRVIIQLMQYHNKAYLLNIPSWDWKQGDDVICLAELKLGFIAQSCLAPGFSTMMANLFAMRSFKTSQEMAIWTNDYMRGTGMEMYTETLSSTFIGMPFKQAAELCFTKLKLLLLAIEIKGEEGADSKISINPRSAKIHANTQGFFIAQSADEVKRAWYYCKACHEDIKDETLIKKCKCKNLTAHQRKVGADIDVGMMMMQTGMVKQSLNTYRACLDDDHHPPPTFTPPELPKKVHVRGEIARERGEDTSLINRNHRSVAPTTLLSPSANQLVNTTTTRQVNKVKPNVNRAPPDTNPQDQDTNYQAYHLAYEVKKLMPTSRSSGGNQNSNGVSLPAGLADDQSKDFDFEKTEMKYDSTGMFHWSPARNLEDCILDRNQAAMTVLNGHVVVCLFADPDSPLIGLRNLVMPLRASNFHYHELKHVVIVGSVDYIRREWKMLQNLPKISVLNGSPLSRADLRAVNVNLCDMCCILSAKVPSNDDPTLADKEAILASLNIKAMTFDDTIGVLSAGVTNGSSAAPPPPGAPPAPVLLQRRGSVYGANVPMITELVNDSNVQFLDQDDDDDPDTELYLTQPFACGTAFAVSVLDSLMSTTYFNQNALTLIRSLITGGATPELELILAEGAGLRGGYSTPESLANRDRCRVGQISLYDGPLAQFGEAGKYGDLFVAALSTYGMLCIGLYRFRDTSSSCDASSKRYVITNPPDDFSLLPTDQVFVLMQFDPGVEYRSSRRAAAGAGKDDAS
- the LOC118281563 gene encoding calcium-activated potassium channel slowpoke isoform X34, giving the protein MASSEEEATTASTDTYPEDDDCLSVRKWWCFLLSSIFTFLAGLLVVLLWRACAFVCCHKEPELAPNDPKQKEQKAARQGKQEFEGTFMTEAKDWAGELISGQTTTGRILVVLVFILSIASLIIYFIDASSEEVERCQKWSDNITQQIDLAFNIFFMVYFFIRFIAASDKLWFMLEMYSFVDYFTIPPSFVSIYLDRTWIGLRFLRALRLMTVPDILQYLNILKTSSSIRLAQLVSIFISVWLTAAGIIHLLENSGDPLEFENAQKLSYWTCVYFLIVTMSTVGYGDVFCHTVLGRTFLVFFLLVGLAMFASSIPEIIELVGSRSKYSGELKREHGKRHIVVCGHITYESVSHFLKDFLHEDREDVDVEVVFLHRKPPDLELEGLFKRHFTTVEFFQGTIMNPIDLQRVKVHEADACLVLANKYCQDPDAEDAANIMRVISIKNYSDDIRVIIQLMQYHNKAYLLNIPSWDWKQGDDVICLAELKLGFIAQSCLAPGFSTMMANLFAMRSFKTSPDTQAWQNDYLQGTGCEMYTETLSTSFTGMSFPQASELCFTKLKLLLLAIEIKGEEGADSKISINPRSAKIHANTQGFFIAQSADEVKRAWYYCKACHEDIKDETLIKKCKCKNCEIARERGEDTSLINRNHRSVAPTTLLSPSANQLVNTTTTRQVNKVKPNVNRAPPDTNPQDQDTNYQAYHLAYEVKKLMPTSRSSGGNQNSNGVSLPAGLADDQSKDFDFEKTEMKYDSTGMFHWSPARNLEDCILDRNQAAMTVLNGHVVVCLFADPDSPLIGLRNLVMPLRASNFHYHELKHVVIVGSVDYIRREWKMLQNLPKISVLNGSPLSRADLRAVNVNLCDMCCILSAKVPSNDDPTLADKEAILASLNIKAMTFDDTIGVLSAGVTNGSSAAPPPPGAPPAPVLLQRRGSVYGANVPMITELVNDSNVQFLDQDDDDDPDTELYLTQPFACGTAFAVSVLDSLMSTTYFNQNALTLIRSLITGGATPELELILAEGAGLRGGYSTPESLANRDRCRVGQISLYDGPLAQFGEAGKYGDLFVAALSTYGMLCIGLYRFRDTSSSCDASSKRYVITNPPDDFSLLPTDQVFVLMQFDPGVEYRSSRRAAAGAGKDDAS